One window of Quercus robur chromosome 12, dhQueRobu3.1, whole genome shotgun sequence genomic DNA carries:
- the LOC126707961 gene encoding probable inactive protein kinase At3g63330 isoform X2, whose translation MIFSYCCVQMHLNLSNKYIFLINDGKGAGTDSFHITNCKVERKHGKFGCFHLFENLDEHMGYTLQAQTDDLEDHVYYVPQALPEALDQQCGGPLCLYNDQNFCLHLGMNVDGTKDQCINPEGFANFLSLLESIPLHDTGPNYGSFEYAMPDLRYTLKKRFGRGSYGEVWLAFHWNCCEGSNASNLNGKNNNTSSNSFHFDSNHISSNNCHADPADENFFILKRIMVERGTAVYLSGLREKYFGEVFSNASKSLGGLLSNSVVEESHVGFTDLIEANEPMIHENTWSFENEFLNDRLQRAILEEGLNHIARYVESFESRSNEIWLVFRHEGISLSKLMYTVEDVDDNADGVEQVKRVQILRPSKWWHWLKTTEAGQEEMRNLIWQLLLAIKSCHDRNITHRDIKPENMVICFEDQETGRCLKGSPSGDKNFITKMRIIDFGSAIDEFTLKHLYGSTGPSRAEQTYEYTPPEALLNASWYHGPKGTTVKYDMWSVGVVMLELILGSPNVFQISSLTRALLDQHVQGWNEDLKELAYKLRSFMELCILISGSSSKHHHSMDQVGVSPASWKCSEEFFSHQIKNRDPLKLGFPNIWALRLVRHLLLWDPEDRLSVDDALRHPYFQPPPRG comes from the exons atgattttttcCTACTGTTGTGTGCAAATGCATTtaaacctttcaaataaatatatttttctgattAATGATGGGAAAGGAGCTGGGACAGATTCCTTTCATATAACAAACTGCAAG GTTGAAAGAAAACATGGCAAATTTGGCTGTTTTCATTTATTTGAGAACCTTGATGAACACATGGGTTACACCTTGCAAGCTCAAACGGATGACCTAGAAGACCATGTGTATTATGTACCTCAGGCTCTACCTGAGGCCCTTGATCAACAGTGTG gtgGACCTCTATGTTTGTATAATGACCAGAATTTTTGCTTGCACCTTGGTATGAATGTTGATGGAACTAAAGATCAATGCATAAATCCTGAAGGCTTTGCTAATTTCCTTAGTCTGCTTGAATCAATTCCTCTTCATGATACGGGGCCAAATTATGGATCATTTGAGTATGCAATGCCAGACTTGAG GTACACACTAAAGAAGAGGTTTGGTCGTGGATCATATGGTGAAGTATGGTTGGCTTTTCATTGGAATTGCTGTGAAGGAAGCAATGCTTCAAACCTTAATGGAAAAAACAATAATACCTCATctaattcttttcattttgattcaAATCATATTTCATCAAATAATTGTCATGCTGATCCTGCTGACGAGAACTTCTTCATTTTGAAACGTATAATG GTGGAGAGAGGGACTGCTGTTTACTTGAGTGGTCTACGGGAGAAGTATTTTGGTGAAGTTTTTTCAAATGCCTCTAAAAGTCTTGGAGGGTTGCTCTCAAATTCTGTTGTGGAAGAATCACATGTGGGCTTCACTGACCTAATAGAAGCAAATGAACCAATGATTCATGAAAACACTTGGagttttgaaaatgaatttctGAATGATAGACTGCAAAGAGCTATCCTTGAAGAAGGTCTAAACCATATTGCAAGATATGTAGAGTCATTTGAATCTCGATCTAATGAAATATGGCTTGTATTTCGTCATGAAGGCATCTCTTTGTCAAAGCTTATGTATACTGTTGAAGATGTAGATGATAATGCAGATGGGGTTGAACAAGTTAAACGTGTTCAGATTTTGCGTCCCTCAAAATGGTGGCATTGGTTGAAGACTACAGAAGCAGGACAAGAGGAAATGCGCAATCTTATATGGCAGTTG TTGTTGGCGATCAAGTCCTGTCATGACCGCAATATCACCCACAGGGATATAAAACCTG AGAACATGGTCATATGCTTTGAAGATCAGGAGACAGGGAGATGCCTAAAAGGAAGTCCAAGTGGAGATAAGAATTTCATCACCAAAAT GCGCATTATTGACTTTGGTAGTGCAATAGATGAGTTCACACTGAAGCACTTATATGGTTCCACTGGACCGTCTAG GGCTGAACAAACTTATGAATACACTCCACCTGAAGCCTTGCTTAATGCAAGTTGGTATCATGGGCCAAAAGGCACAACTGTGAA GTATGATATGTGGAGTGTTGGCGTTGTGATGTTAGAGTTGATCTTAGGATCACCAAATGTATTTCAAATAAGTTCCTTAACACGTGCTCTTTTAGATCAGCATGTTCAGGGTTGGAATGAAGACTTAAAAGAGCTGGCATATAA GCTTAGATCATTTATGGAATTGTGTATCTTAATCTCTGGGAGTTCTTCAAAACATCATCACTCAATGGACCAA GTTGGAGTTTCACCAGCCTCATGGAAATGCTCTGAAGAATTTTTTTCACATCAGATAAAGAATAGAGATCCTCTTAAACTAGG ATTTCCAAATATTTGGGCTCTGCGGCTAGTACGCCATTTATTACTCTGGGACCCA GAGGATCGATTGAGTGTCGATGATGCTTTAAGGCATCCTTATTTCCAACCTCCTCCCAGAGGATGA
- the LOC126710247 gene encoding uncharacterized protein LOC126710247, whose product MEEDRDRQSQDDVLAFDLYKNTMTGEWGNIVKMYKEHKFSAIYARINSAGDTALHVAVSIAPEEIVQQLIRVISLHSEPSLRLTNNEGNTPLHVAASADRLNICILLAKVDVFSELPTLEVHQDPFRNKLGETPLFLAAFHGYKPIFLYLHSLLLEPSDKDLDSVNPAYRRNDGETALHCAIRWEYFDVAFEILAKEPNLAYSVNEVGITPLHLLASKPSVFRSGSHLGWWKSIIYHCIHVEELEHETAHKDFIDSVVKELHESSEKDITDKFPKNYQTCIQFYQMLQNMARSAFRSKNMNCKGRKADEESASERDIVGQSQKGYQAQSKVQKHHSFRSRYAVCFNFFHLLYTIFIRIILGLGYEGIRKIKRKHVHSAKIMEILIEEITKDARDFTSGTDPGHTINRHGSSDGKPSLTDGDNATTSKPEQQDGNKINRTDKVEKNNGNGKEERPKTTKTETPLLILLPGKEETPETAEIETPTLVAARNGITEMVEQILQKFPMAINDKSKEMSKMTKMETPILLAARNGITEMVEYLLKKFPVVIADKSEGKNIVLWAAKSRQTHVLQLLLKQRFVKRKLIHEVDMNENNALHLAAEIGKQKPWLIPGAALQMQWEIKWYEFVKDNMPQHFCYQVNKDNKTPEEIFNETHEDLVTKGGEWLDKTAESCSVVAALIATVAFATSTAIPGDIDIQHGRANLEGQSTLTIFAISSLVALCFSITALFSFLAILTSRYEQKDFRRDLPKKLLLGLTSLLVSITSMLISFCAGHYFMLKNKLKDKAFPVYAATCLPIVFFTIQQLPLYIDIVWAIFKKVPRSSCKAISL is encoded by the exons atggaagaagaTAGGGATAGACAGAGCCAGGATGATGTGCTCGCCTTCGATTTGTACAAGAATACCATGACAGGTGAATGGGGGAATATTGTTAAGATGTATAAGGAACACAAATTCTCAGCCATTTACGCCAGGATCAACTCGGCAGGTGACACGGCATTGCATGTAGCTGTCTCTATTGCGCCAGAAGAAATTGTCCAACAACTCATACGTGTAATTTCTCTCCATTCAGAGCCCTCTCTTCGGTTAACAAACAACGAAGGGAATACCCCTTTGCATGTGGCAGCCTCAGCTGATAGATTGAACATTTGCATCCTTCTTGCTAAAGTTGACGTGTTTTCGGAACTTCCAACTTTGGAGGTTCATCAAGATCCATTTCGTAACAAGCTCGGTGAAACTCCTCTCTTCTTAGCCGCCTTTCATGGTTACAAACCAATCTTCCTTTACCTGCATTCCTTACTCTTGGAACCATCCGACAAGGACCTTGATTCAGTCAATCCCGCCTACAGAAGAAATGATGGTGAGACTGCCCTTCACTGTGCCATTAGGTGGGAGTATTTCG ATGTGGCATTTGAGATACTTGCAAAGGAACCTAATCTTGCTTATTCTGTGAACGAGGTAGGAATCACCCCTTTGCATCTCCTAGCAAGTAAGCCTTCGGTCTTCAGAAGTGGTTCCCACCTCGGATGGTGGAAGAGCATCATTTATCATT GTATACATGTTGAAGAGCTGGAGCACGAAACTGCTCATAAAGATTTTATTGATTCTGTCGTTAAAGAATTGCATGAATCTTCCGAAAAGGACATTACTGACAAATTCCCAAAGAACTACCAAACATGCATCCAGTTCTATCAAATGCTGCAGAATATGGCTCGATCGG cgTTTAGAAGCAAAAATATGAATTGCAAAGGTCGGAAAGCAGATGAAGAGAGTGCCAGCGAACGTGATATTGTTGGCCAATCACAAAAAG GATACCAAGCTCAGAGTAAAGTTCAGAAGCATCATTCTTTTCGGAGCCGTTATGCAGTCTGTTTTAACTTTTTCCATCTTTTATACACAATATTCATCCGGATTATTCTTGGCCTTGGATATG AGGGTATAAGGAAGATTAAACGGAAGCATGTACATTCTGCTAAAATCATGGAAATCCTTATTGAGGAAATTACAAAAGACGCTCGCGACTTCACAAGTGGGACGGATCCTGGGCATACAATCAACCGGCATGGAAGTTCGGATGGAAAACCATCACTAACAGACGGTGACAATGCCACCACTTCCAAACCTGAGCAACAAGATGGAAACAAGATAAACAGAACTGATAAAGTAGAGAAAAATAATGGAAATG GAAAGGAGGAAAGGCCTAAAACTACAAAGACAGAGACGCCCTTACTTATTTTATTGCCAGGTAAAGAGGAAACGCCTGAAACGGCAGAGATAGAGACACCCACATTGGTTGCGGCAAGAAACGGTATCACAGAAATGGTTGAGCAAATACTTCAAAAGTTTCCCATGGCCATTAATGACAAGAGTAAAGAAATGTCTAAAATGACAAAGATGGAGACACCCATATTGCTTGCAGCTAGAAATGGTATCACGGAGATGGTTGAATACTTACTCAAAAAGTTTCCAGTAGTCATTGCTGACAAGAGTGAAGGTAAAAATATTGTTCTTTGGGCCGCAAAGAGCAGGCAAACACATGTATTACAGCTACTGCTCAAGCAAAGGTTTGTAAAACGTAAACTAATTCATGAAGTGGATATGAATGAAAACAATGCATTGCATCTGGCAGCTGAGATAGGAAAGCAAAAGCCTTGGCTAATTCCTGGTGCTGCATTGCAAATGCAGTGGGAAATCAAGTGGTATGAG TTTGTAAAAGACAACATGCCGCAACACTTTTGCTATCAAGTCAATAAGGATAACAAGACCCCAGAAGAAATCTTCAATGAAACGCACGAGGACTTAGTCACAAAAGGAGGCGAGTGGCTTGACAAAACCGCTGAATCATGCTCAGTTGTGGCTGCACTCATTGCTACTGTTGCCTTTGCCACGTCAACCGCTATCCCTGGTGACATTGATATACAACACGGGAGAGCAAATCTTGAAGGCCAATCGACACTCACCATCTTTGCCATCTCATCACTCGTTGCTCTTTGCTTCTCCATCACTGCTTTGTTCTCGTTTCTTGCCATCCTCACTTCTCGGTATGAACAGAAAGATTTTCGTAGAGACTTGCCAAAGAAACTTCTGCTTGGCTTAACTTCTCTCCTTGTTTCCATTACATCAATGTTGATTTCTTTTTGTGCTGGACATTACTTTATGCTGAAGAATAAACTGAAAGATAAGGCTTTTCCAGTATATGCAGCGACATGCCTGCCAATAGTCTTTTTTACCATACAACAGTTACCACTCTACATTGACATTGTTTGGGCTATTTTCAAGAAGGTCCCCCGATCAAGCTGTAAGGCTATTTCTCTCTAG
- the LOC126707961 gene encoding uncharacterized protein LOC126707961 isoform X1, whose product MNESFKFHILLLAILFATRSNGESSTCVTVYKEGGAPAVFQSPKCPRWTLPNYGSTTTAPCQMAILQGRRKSQEDRTLCALDIRIPFPGKMGVKEVTVGIIAVFDGHNGAEASDMASKLLLEYFILHTYFLLDATYSVISSKQSTGRLPDRRVHDFVFQVLNLDERTRFKYSWPVNFDDSLHLEILKEALLRAIHDVDATFSKATSRRNLNSGSTATVILIADGQILVANIGDSKAFLCSEKFQPPAEAKATLIRLYRQKGRNGPVSRVRDHGNFKVASSNGFTHFYVKELTKDHHPDRDDERIRVETAGGYVLELGGVSRVNGQLAISRAIGDVSFKSYGVISAPEVTDWQPLTTNDSYLVAASDGVFEKLSLQDVCDLLWEVNSHGTLESELSTSCLYSSADCIVKNAFGKGSLDNMAAVVVPLGSTVFSEAFLKEGCVEEGDRDLTASGLQKFRYENSADDVASGLVDLKHAHPLMFKFERLLVERKHGKFGCFHLFENLDEHMGYTLQAQTDDLEDHVYYVPQALPEALDQQCGGPLCLYNDQNFCLHLGMNVDGTKDQCINPEGFANFLSLLESIPLHDTGPNYGSFEYAMPDLRYTLKKRFGRGSYGEVWLAFHWNCCEGSNASNLNGKNNNTSSNSFHFDSNHISSNNCHADPADENFFILKRIMVERGTAVYLSGLREKYFGEVFSNASKSLGGLLSNSVVEESHVGFTDLIEANEPMIHENTWSFENEFLNDRLQRAILEEGLNHIARYVESFESRSNEIWLVFRHEGISLSKLMYTVEDVDDNADGVEQVKRVQILRPSKWWHWLKTTEAGQEEMRNLIWQLLLAIKSCHDRNITHRDIKPENMVICFEDQETGRCLKGSPSGDKNFITKMRIIDFGSAIDEFTLKHLYGSTGPSRAEQTYEYTPPEALLNASWYHGPKGTTVKYDMWSVGVVMLELILGSPNVFQISSLTRALLDQHVQGWNEDLKELAYKLRSFMELCILISGSSSKHHHSMDQVGVSPASWKCSEEFFSHQIKNRDPLKLGFPNIWALRLVRHLLLWDPEDRLSVDDALRHPYFQPPPRG is encoded by the exons ATGAATgaatcattcaaatttcacaTCCTCCTATTAGCGATTCTTTTTGCAACGCGCTCTAATGGAGAATCATCGACGTGCGTGACGGTCTACAAAGAAGGCGGTGCTCCCGCGGTCTTTCAATCCCCAAAATGCCCCCGCTGGACGCTCCCCAATTACGGTTCCACCACCACCGCTCCTTGCCAAATGGCAATACTTCAAGGTCGCCGAAAGTCCCAAGAGGATCGCACTCTCTGTGCCCTCGATATTCGCATCCCTTTTcctg GCAAAATGGGGGTTAAGGAGGTTACAGTTGGAATTATAGCGGTTTTTGATGGTCATAATGGTGCTGAAGCTAGTGATATGGCTTCGAAGCTTTTATTGGAGTATTTCATTTTGCATACTTATTTCCTTCTGGATGCAACATATTCAGTCATATCATCGAAGCAATCCACCGGAAGATTGCCAGATAGAAGAGtacatgattttgtttttcaagtGCTTAATTTGGATGAAAGAACCAG GTTTAAGTATTCTTGGCCGGTGAATTTCGATGATTCTCTTCACTTAGAAATTTTAAAGGAAGCGTTGTTGAGGGCAATCCATGATGTTGATGCAACATTTTCTAAGGCAA CATCTAGAAGGAATCTTAATTCTGGTTCGACGGCCACCGTCATACTAATAGCAGATGGTCAAATTTTAGTTGCCAACATTGGAGATTCAAAAGCCTTTTTGTGCTCTGAAAAATTCCAGCCTCCTGCAGAGGCAAAAG CCACTTTAATAAGGTTATATAGGCAGAAAGGACGCAATGGCCCTGTTTCACGCGTGAGAGATCATGGCAACTTCAAAGTGGCTTCATCCAATGGATTCACGCATTTTTATGTTAAGGAATTGACCAAAGATCATCATCCAGATAGAGATGATGAAAGGATTCGGGTGGAAACTGCTGGTGGTTATGTTCTTGAATTGGGTGGTGTGTCCCGAGTAAATGGTCAACTAGCTATTTCTCGAGCAATTGGTGATGTGTCCTTTAAAAG TTACGGTGTTATATCTGCACCAGAGGTGACAGATTGGCAACCTCTGACCACAAATGATAGCTATCTGGTGGCTGCATCTGATGGAGTTTTTGAGAAGTTGAGTCTGCAGGatgtttgtgatttgttgtgggAAGTAAATAGTCATGGTACCCTGGAATCAGAACTTTCTACTTCATGCTTGTACTCATCAGCTGATTGCATAGTGAAGAATGCCTTTGGAAAGGGCAGTCTGGATAATATGGCAGCTGTTGTGGTTCCTTTGGGATCTACTGTTTTTTCTGAAGCTTTTCTCAAGGAAGGTTGTGTGGAAGAGGGGGACAGAGATTTGACAGCAAGTGGACTACAAAAGTTCAGATATGAAAACTCAG CTGATGATGTCGCTTCTGGCCTAGTGGATTTGAAGCATGCTCATCCATTAATGTTCAAGTTTGAGAGGTTATTG GTTGAAAGAAAACATGGCAAATTTGGCTGTTTTCATTTATTTGAGAACCTTGATGAACACATGGGTTACACCTTGCAAGCTCAAACGGATGACCTAGAAGACCATGTGTATTATGTACCTCAGGCTCTACCTGAGGCCCTTGATCAACAGTGTG gtgGACCTCTATGTTTGTATAATGACCAGAATTTTTGCTTGCACCTTGGTATGAATGTTGATGGAACTAAAGATCAATGCATAAATCCTGAAGGCTTTGCTAATTTCCTTAGTCTGCTTGAATCAATTCCTCTTCATGATACGGGGCCAAATTATGGATCATTTGAGTATGCAATGCCAGACTTGAG GTACACACTAAAGAAGAGGTTTGGTCGTGGATCATATGGTGAAGTATGGTTGGCTTTTCATTGGAATTGCTGTGAAGGAAGCAATGCTTCAAACCTTAATGGAAAAAACAATAATACCTCATctaattcttttcattttgattcaAATCATATTTCATCAAATAATTGTCATGCTGATCCTGCTGACGAGAACTTCTTCATTTTGAAACGTATAATG GTGGAGAGAGGGACTGCTGTTTACTTGAGTGGTCTACGGGAGAAGTATTTTGGTGAAGTTTTTTCAAATGCCTCTAAAAGTCTTGGAGGGTTGCTCTCAAATTCTGTTGTGGAAGAATCACATGTGGGCTTCACTGACCTAATAGAAGCAAATGAACCAATGATTCATGAAAACACTTGGagttttgaaaatgaatttctGAATGATAGACTGCAAAGAGCTATCCTTGAAGAAGGTCTAAACCATATTGCAAGATATGTAGAGTCATTTGAATCTCGATCTAATGAAATATGGCTTGTATTTCGTCATGAAGGCATCTCTTTGTCAAAGCTTATGTATACTGTTGAAGATGTAGATGATAATGCAGATGGGGTTGAACAAGTTAAACGTGTTCAGATTTTGCGTCCCTCAAAATGGTGGCATTGGTTGAAGACTACAGAAGCAGGACAAGAGGAAATGCGCAATCTTATATGGCAGTTG TTGTTGGCGATCAAGTCCTGTCATGACCGCAATATCACCCACAGGGATATAAAACCTG AGAACATGGTCATATGCTTTGAAGATCAGGAGACAGGGAGATGCCTAAAAGGAAGTCCAAGTGGAGATAAGAATTTCATCACCAAAAT GCGCATTATTGACTTTGGTAGTGCAATAGATGAGTTCACACTGAAGCACTTATATGGTTCCACTGGACCGTCTAG GGCTGAACAAACTTATGAATACACTCCACCTGAAGCCTTGCTTAATGCAAGTTGGTATCATGGGCCAAAAGGCACAACTGTGAA GTATGATATGTGGAGTGTTGGCGTTGTGATGTTAGAGTTGATCTTAGGATCACCAAATGTATTTCAAATAAGTTCCTTAACACGTGCTCTTTTAGATCAGCATGTTCAGGGTTGGAATGAAGACTTAAAAGAGCTGGCATATAA GCTTAGATCATTTATGGAATTGTGTATCTTAATCTCTGGGAGTTCTTCAAAACATCATCACTCAATGGACCAA GTTGGAGTTTCACCAGCCTCATGGAAATGCTCTGAAGAATTTTTTTCACATCAGATAAAGAATAGAGATCCTCTTAAACTAGG ATTTCCAAATATTTGGGCTCTGCGGCTAGTACGCCATTTATTACTCTGGGACCCA GAGGATCGATTGAGTGTCGATGATGCTTTAAGGCATCCTTATTTCCAACCTCCTCCCAGAGGATGA